From the bacterium genome, the window TGGTCGAACCGGCCGACGTCGCTGCCATCGTGGAGGGGCTTGAGAGCATCGGAGCGGATATCGAAGCCGGCCACTTCGTCTTCGACGATGCCCTCGAGGATATCCACATGAACGTGGAGTCCGCGTTGCGGGAGCGCATCGGCCCCGCAGCGGGCCGCTTGCACACCGGCCGGAGCCGCAACGACCAGATCGCCACAGATCTGACGCTCTACCTGCGCGATGCGGCTTCCGCCGCCGAAGCCGGGCTGGCCCAACTGCGTGGCGTACTGCTCGAACGCGCCCGGGAGCACGTCGATACAGTGCTGCCTGGCTACACCCATCTGCAACGGGCCCAGCCCGTGCGGCTGGCCCATCACTGGCTCGCCTACTTCGAGATGTGGACCCGGGACGCCGGGCGCTTCCGCGACCTGCGCGCACGGCTCGACCGGGCGCCGCTTGGCTCCGGCGCGCTGGCGGGCTCCACCCTGCCGCTCGATCGGGACCATACGGCGGAGAGCCTGGGCTTCACGGGCCCCTCCCGGAACAGCATGGATTCGGTGGCATCGCGGGACTGCGGGCTCGAATTCTTGTCGGCGGTGGCCATCACCATGGTGCACCTCTCACGCTTCGCCGATGAGCTGGTGCTGTGGTCCACGAGTGAGTTCGGCTTCGTGAACCTGGCCGACGCGTATTCGACGGGCTCGAGCCTGATGCCCCAGAAGAAGAATCCGGACGTCCCGGAGCTGGTACGTGGCAAGAGCGGCCGGGCGATCGGAAACCTGGTGACCCTGTTGACGGTACTGAAGGGACTGCCCCTCACCTACAACCGGGACCTCCAGGAAGACAAGGAGCCGATCTTCGACTCGGCGCGCACGTTGGGGGATTGCCTCGAGGTGAGCGCGGGCACGTTGGCAACGCTCACCGTGAACGCATCGCGCATGCGCGATGCGGCCAGTGATCCGATGCTGCTGGCCACGGATCTGGCGGAGGCGCTGGTACGCGAGGACGTGCCTTTCCGCGAGGCTCACGAGGTGGTCGGCAAACTGGTCGCCCATTGCGAGACGAACGATCTCGATCTGGGAGGCTTGTCCCATGAGGCGCTGCGAAGCTTCCATCCGGCATTTCCCGCCGGGGCCGACGAGCTGTTGGCATTGGAACGGGCGCTCGAAGAACGGGCGCTTCCCGGCGGAACCGCTCGCGCTCAGGTTCAAGAGGCTCTGACCGAGGCCGCAACAAGGCTCGATCTGGAACAGGAGAAGGAAGCGTGAGAATGCGTGAACTCGGGTTCGGACTGCTTCTGGCCTTTGGCCTGACGCTCGGTTGCGGAAAATACGGGCCTCCGGTTCGCAACCTCCCGCCGGAGCCCGCACCCGAAGCGACTCCGGCCCCAGGGGGGGCGACCGCGGAGGAAGCGGCTCCGGCCGAAGTCCCGGCGGAGTCGCCTGCGCCGTGAGCATCACTCCGTTCGTGAAGATGCACGGCGCCGGGAACGACTTCGTCGTGCTCGACGGCCTTCGCGCGGAGCTTCCGCCGCTCGAGCCTCTCGCCGCTGCTTTGGGAGACCGCCACACGGGCGTTGGCTTCGACCAGCTCCTGGTCGTGCGGCCCAGCGCCTGCGCAGATTTCCGGATGGAAATCTTCAACGCGGATGGCTCCCAGGTGGAAATGTGCGCGAACGGCATCCGCTGCTTCTTCAAATACCTCCGCGACGCTGGCCACACGGAGGCGAACGAAGTGCGGGTAGAGACACTCTCCGGCGTCGTACTTCCGCGCTGGGCCGGCGAAGGCCGCGTAACCGTCGATATGGGACCGCCGGTCCTCGCGCCGGCCAAGATCCCGACCACCCTGGGCGATCCCGCGGGCGAGGGCCCGGTCCTGGGCGTAGCACTCGAGGTGGACGAACGATCGCTCGAGGTCTCCGCGATCTCGATGGGCAACCCCCATTGCGTGACACGGGTCGATGATCTCGACGCGTATCCGGTCGAGAAGGTGGGCCCACTGGTGGAGAACCACCCGGCGTTTCCGAACCGGGTGAACGTCGAGTTCGTACAGGTCGAGGATCGCTCGCGCATCCTCCAACGCACCTGGGAACGCGGAACCGGCGAGACACTGGCTTGCGGCAGCGGCGCCTGCGCGGCTGCGGTAGCCCTCATGCTCCAGGACCGAGTGGATCCCGAGGTTGCCGTTGTGCTGCGCGGCGGCGTACTGGATGTTTCCTGGGGTGGTGGAACCACCAGTGTCTTCATGACGGGACCGGCGTCGACCGTCTTCGCCGGCGAGATCGACCTGGCCGCATTGGCAAAGGGGTGAGCATGTTCGAAGGTGTGCTGACAGCGCTGGTCACCCCCTTCCGGGATGGGGCGGTGGACGAGCGTGCACTCCAGGAGCTGGTGGAGATCCAGATCGCCGCTGGAGTGAACGGTCTCGTACCCTGCGGCTCGACCGGTGAATCCGCCACGCTCAGCCACGGCGAACACCGGCGGGTGATCGA encodes:
- the argH gene encoding argininosuccinate lyase; translation: MSGKDEQARTKLWGGRFQQATDPTVERFSASVAFDQALARYDLRGSIAHARMLGKTGLVEPADVAAIVEGLESIGADIEAGHFVFDDALEDIHMNVESALRERIGPAAGRLHTGRSRNDQIATDLTLYLRDAASAAEAGLAQLRGVLLERAREHVDTVLPGYTHLQRAQPVRLAHHWLAYFEMWTRDAGRFRDLRARLDRAPLGSGALAGSTLPLDRDHTAESLGFTGPSRNSMDSVASRDCGLEFLSAVAITMVHLSRFADELVLWSTSEFGFVNLADAYSTGSSLMPQKKNPDVPELVRGKSGRAIGNLVTLLTVLKGLPLTYNRDLQEDKEPIFDSARTLGDCLEVSAGTLATLTVNASRMRDAASDPMLLATDLAEALVREDVPFREAHEVVGKLVAHCETNDLDLGGLSHEALRSFHPAFPAGADELLALERALEERALPGGTARAQVQEALTEAATRLDLEQEKEA
- the dapF gene encoding diaminopimelate epimerase yields the protein MHGAGNDFVVLDGLRAELPPLEPLAAALGDRHTGVGFDQLLVVRPSACADFRMEIFNADGSQVEMCANGIRCFFKYLRDAGHTEANEVRVETLSGVVLPRWAGEGRVTVDMGPPVLAPAKIPTTLGDPAGEGPVLGVALEVDERSLEVSAISMGNPHCVTRVDDLDAYPVEKVGPLVENHPAFPNRVNVEFVQVEDRSRILQRTWERGTGETLACGSGACAAAVALMLQDRVDPEVAVVLRGGVLDVSWGGGTTSVFMTGPASTVFAGEIDLAALAKG